In Trifolium pratense cultivar HEN17-A07 linkage group LG7, ARS_RC_1.1, whole genome shotgun sequence, a genomic segment contains:
- the LOC123895364 gene encoding NAC domain-containing protein 72-like, translating to MGIPEKDPLSQLSLPPGFRFFPTDEELLVQYLCRKVAGHHFSLPIIAEIDLYKFDPWVLPGKANFGEKEWYFFSPRDRKYPNGSRPNRVAGSGYWKATGTDKIITTEGRKVGIKKALVFYIGKAPKGTKTNWIMHEYRLLDASRKHNLGSSKLDDWVLCRIYKKNSSLQKEVRTFSSKECSNGSSPSSSSHAEDMLDTFLEINDQSFELPRVTSLQMQHQEEKFGFQNMGARIFPDWVSPPDLESIPEFDSESQTQGMLNYSCNDFCVPSVTPFGHMDLSSTSKNPTDEEVQSGMRTHRVNEISSLYQHNPNGFLWNLGDPFQFGYSGH from the exons ATGGGAATTCCAGAGAAAGATCCTCTCTCACAGTTGAGTTTACCACCTGGTTTCAGATTCTTCCCCACTGACGAGGAACTTCTTGTGCAGTATCTATGTCGCAAAGTTGCTGGACACCATTTTTCTTTGCCAATTATTGCTGAAATTGATTTATACAAATTCGATCCCTGGGTTCTTCCAG GCAAGGCAAATTTTGGTGAGAAAGAATGGTATTTTTTCAGTCCAAGGGATAGAAAATATCCGAATGGTTCTCGACCTAACAGAGTTGCTGGGTCGGGTTACTGGAAAGCGACGGGAACTGACAAAATTATCACAACTGAAGGTAGAAAAGTTGGCATAAAAAAAGCACTTGTTTTCTACATTGGAAAAGCACCAAAAGGCACAAAAACTAATTGGATTATGCACGAGTATCGCCTTCTTGACGCTTCGCGGAAACACAACCTTGGAAGCTCAAAA TTGGATGATTGGGTTCTATGTCGCATATACAAGAAGAACTCAAGCTTACAGAAGGAAGTTCGAACATTTTCAAGCAAAGAATGCAGCAATGGATCATCGCCTTCATCCTCATCACACGCGGAAGACATGTTAGACACGTTCCTGGAAATCAATGACCAAAGCTTTGAGCTTCCACGAGTGACATCGCTCCAAATGCAACATCAAGAGGAGAAATTCGGGTTTCAGAACATGGGCGCCAGAATTTTCCCTGATTGGGTTAGCCCTCCGGATCTTGAATCAATACCTGAATTTGATTCAGAGAGCCAAACACAAGGGATGTTGAATTATAGTTGTAATGACTTTTGCGTCCCTTCGGTTACGCCATTTGGCCACATGGATTTGTCCTCGACGTCCAAGAACCCCACGGACGAAGAGGTTCAGAGTGGCATGAGGACACACCGGGTTAACGAAATTTCCAGTTTATATCAACATAATCCTAATGGATTTTTGTGGAACTTGGGTGATCCGTTTCAGTTTGGGTATTCAGGTCATTAA